One part of the Oceanihabitans sp. IOP_32 genome encodes these proteins:
- a CDS encoding CAP domain-containing protein, whose product MVVLKKLPIVVLISFLLFSCSTENIDNNFEPLVEEVVAPTTKTIESEILYLINKHRQSLGLNTLGNPEIIKSVAYSHTEYMVNKNEISHDNFPTRSSYLKENAGAKKVAENVAYGHTSAESVVKAWIKSEGHKQNIEGDFSDFNIAAEKGANGKWFYTNIFIKK is encoded by the coding sequence ATGGTGGTACTAAAAAAATTACCAATTGTGGTATTAATTAGTTTTTTGTTGTTTTCTTGTTCAACAGAGAACATCGACAATAATTTTGAGCCCCTTGTGGAAGAAGTGGTTGCTCCAACGACTAAAACCATTGAAAGCGAAATTCTATACCTAATTAACAAGCATAGACAATCTTTGGGTTTAAATACTTTGGGAAATCCCGAAATTATAAAATCTGTAGCCTACAGCCATACTGAATATATGGTAAATAAAAATGAAATTTCTCATGATAATTTTCCAACACGTAGTAGTTATTTAAAGGAAAACGCGGGTGCGAAAAAAGTGGCTGAAAATGTGGCCTACGGACATACTAGTGCAGAGTCTGTGGTTAAGGCATGGATTAAAAGTGAAGGGCATAAACAAAATATTGAAGGCGATTTCTCAGACTTTAATATCGCTGCCGAAAAGGGCGCAAATGGTAAATGGTTCTACACTAATATTTTTATAAAAAAGTAA
- the pyrR gene encoding bifunctional pyr operon transcriptional regulator/uracil phosphoribosyltransferase PyrR produces MSQKVLLNAKEVNIILHRLACQLIEKHNDFTNTVLIGLQPRGIFLADRLAKILTEHYNIKNIKLGYLDITFFRDDFRRSGKPLEANTTKIDFLVEDKNIVFIDDVLYTGRSIRAALTAIQSFGRPNEIELLTLIDRRFSRHLPIQPDYRGRQVDVINNEKVVVNWKSEDNEDSVYLIDK; encoded by the coding sequence ATGAGTCAAAAAGTTTTACTTAACGCAAAAGAGGTAAACATTATTCTGCATCGTTTGGCTTGTCAACTTATTGAAAAACACAACGATTTCACTAATACGGTTTTAATTGGACTGCAGCCTCGTGGTATTTTTTTAGCGGATAGATTGGCTAAAATATTAACAGAGCATTACAATATTAAAAACATAAAATTAGGGTATTTAGATATTACGTTTTTTAGAGATGATTTTCGTAGAAGCGGAAAACCCCTAGAGGCCAATACTACAAAAATTGATTTTTTAGTTGAAGATAAAAATATTGTGTTTATAGACGATGTTTTATATACAGGACGGAGCATAAGAGCGGCTTTAACCGCCATTCAATCTTTTGGAAGACCAAACGAAATAGAATTATTAACTTTAATAGACAGGCGTTTTAGCAGACATTTACCTATTCAACCGGATTATAGAGGACGACAAGTGGATGTTATAAATAATGAAAAAGTTGTAGTAAACTGGAAATCAGAAGATAATGAAGACTCGGTTTATTTAATTGATAAATAG
- a CDS encoding ribonuclease Z: protein MKLTILGCYSATPRALNNTTSQVLEINNHMFLIDCGEGTQVHLRRHKIKFNRIKHIFISHLHGDHFFGLVGLISTFRLLTREADLHIYGPKGIKEIVTLQMKLADSWTNYKIFFHELTSKSSKLIFEDDKVEVHTIPLNHRIYTNGYLFKEKEGERKLDIVAVEEANIDMAYFRKLKQGFDVKNRDGVLIDNKKVTKPGNKPKSYAFCSDTMYKEDIVPIIKNVDVLYHESTFLDMHQNLALKTKHSTAKEAAKIAKLANVGTLILGHYSTRYDNLLAFKEEAQTVFENVELSDDGKSFSF from the coding sequence ATGAAATTAACCATTTTAGGGTGCTATAGTGCGACACCTCGTGCTTTAAACAATACAACGTCTCAAGTTTTAGAAATAAATAACCATATGTTTTTAATTGATTGTGGCGAAGGAACGCAGGTGCATCTGCGCAGACATAAAATTAAATTCAATCGTATAAAACACATTTTTATCTCGCATTTGCATGGCGATCACTTTTTTGGTTTAGTGGGATTAATTTCAACATTTAGGTTGTTAACTCGCGAGGCAGATTTGCATATTTACGGTCCTAAGGGAATTAAAGAAATTGTTACCCTACAAATGAAATTGGCTGATTCTTGGACTAATTACAAGATTTTCTTCCATGAATTGACTTCAAAATCTTCCAAATTAATCTTTGAAGATGATAAAGTAGAAGTACACACCATACCCTTAAATCATCGTATATATACCAACGGGTATTTGTTTAAAGAAAAGGAGGGAGAACGTAAATTAGATATTGTCGCTGTTGAAGAAGCTAATATAGATATGGCTTATTTTAGAAAGCTAAAACAAGGTTTTGATGTTAAAAATAGAGATGGCGTCTTAATCGACAACAAAAAAGTAACCAAACCAGGTAATAAACCTAAAAGTTATGCCTTTTGTAGCGACACTATGTACAAGGAGGATATCGTACCTATTATTAAAAATGTAGATGTATTGTATCATGAATCTACCTTTTTAGATATGCACCAGAATTTAGCCTTAAAAACCAAGCACTCAACAGCAAAAGAGGCTGCTAAAATTGCTAAATTGGCGAATGTGGGCACTTTAATTTTAGGCCATTACTCTACGCGCTACGACAATCTATTGGCTTTTAAAGAGGAAGCTCAAACAGTATTCGAGAACGTAGAATTGAGTGACGACGGAAAATCTTTTAGTTTTTAA
- a CDS encoding type IX secretion system membrane protein PorP/SprF has protein sequence MKIIKHNLLVVALLWASVGIAQQLPQFTQYMFNTISINPAYAGSREALSVVGLHRSQWVGFKGGPVTQTLSIHTPLRNERIGLGLSFIKDDLGPQNFTYLYGDFSYTIPTGTNSKLAFGLKAGFTQFSFDSDFRNDPGVINDPVIFGTEDRWTPNLGAGIFWHSNTWYLGASAPRIFTNDFSNNLDEFEALERVSYYFTGGVVFNLNENIKLKPAMLFKATNGAPISYDFTASFLFYERFWLGGSYRVNRAAEALGGFADFQVTKQLRVGYAYEKPISDIARYTTGTHEILLIYEFKFLSSRLKSPRYF, from the coding sequence ATGAAAATTATTAAACATAACTTACTAGTTGTTGCCTTACTATGGGCTTCGGTAGGTATTGCCCAGCAATTACCACAATTTACACAATACATGTTCAATACCATTTCTATTAATCCAGCTTATGCCGGAAGTAGGGAAGCTTTAAGTGTAGTAGGGCTTCATAGAAGCCAATGGGTTGGTTTTAAAGGCGGCCCAGTAACACAAACACTATCAATACACACACCTCTAAGAAATGAAAGAATAGGCTTGGGTTTATCTTTTATTAAAGACGATTTAGGCCCTCAAAATTTCACCTACTTATACGGCGACTTTTCATATACCATCCCTACGGGAACAAATTCCAAACTTGCTTTTGGTTTAAAAGCAGGATTTACACAATTTAGTTTCGATTCAGATTTTCGCAATGACCCCGGTGTTATTAACGATCCTGTAATTTTTGGTACAGAAGATAGATGGACGCCAAACTTAGGTGCAGGCATTTTTTGGCACTCAAACACATGGTACCTGGGAGCATCTGCGCCAAGAATATTTACAAACGATTTTAGCAATAACCTAGATGAATTTGAAGCCTTAGAGCGTGTTAGTTACTACTTTACCGGTGGAGTTGTATTTAACCTAAACGAAAACATAAAACTTAAACCCGCAATGCTTTTTAAAGCCACCAACGGTGCCCCTATTTCATACGATTTTACGGCTAGCTTCTTGTTTTATGAGAGGTTTTGGTTGGGAGGTTCTTATAGAGTCAACAGAGCAGCAGAAGCCCTAGGTGGTTTTGCAGATTTTCAAGTGACCAAACAATTACGAGTGGGTTATGCCTACGAGAAACCAATCTCTGATATTGCTAGGTACACGACCGGAACACATGAAATACTTTTAATTTATGAATTTAAGTTTTTAAGCTCTAGACTAAAATCACCTAGATATTTTTAA
- a CDS encoding SixA phosphatase family protein translates to MKKIILVRHAKSSWKHNVIDHERPLNERGLRDASMVSNHLKSKNLSVDKVLSSDAIRAKHTAEIFISNLEISNDLFELNHNLYDFSGENLIASIKHVDSVINNLMVFGHNHAITEFVNTYGNKSIDNVPTCGVTIINFNIDNWADLNKGETVYTLWPKELK, encoded by the coding sequence ATGAAAAAAATAATCTTAGTTCGACACGCAAAATCCTCATGGAAACACAATGTGATAGACCACGAAAGACCTTTAAACGAACGTGGTTTAAGGGACGCAAGTATGGTGTCTAATCATCTTAAATCAAAAAATTTAAGTGTCGATAAAGTACTTTCTAGCGATGCCATTCGTGCAAAACATACGGCCGAAATTTTTATTTCTAATCTGGAAATTTCTAATGATTTATTCGAGTTAAACCATAACCTATATGATTTCTCTGGCGAAAACTTAATAGCCAGCATTAAGCATGTCGATTCAGTTATTAATAATTTAATGGTTTTCGGTCATAACCATGCCATTACAGAATTTGTAAATACTTATGGTAATAAGTCCATAGACAATGTGCCAACCTGCGGTGTCACCATTATAAATTTCAATATTGATAATTGGGCAGATTTAAACAAAGGGGAAACCGTTTACACACTGTGGCCTAAAGAGTTAAAATAA
- a CDS encoding ribonuclease Z has translation MIIDKNGNISVITQEKASPIELVKKIQALYPKFKHDNIIVSLTALAPISTEEIAEFIEISNLHKASKHSFVLVSNKVDLDTLPDQLDVVPTLQEAYDIIEMEDIERDLGF, from the coding sequence ATGATTATAGATAAAAACGGAAACATTTCTGTAATTACTCAGGAGAAAGCATCGCCAATCGAATTGGTGAAAAAAATTCAGGCCTTGTATCCTAAATTTAAACATGACAATATAATTGTTTCTCTAACGGCTCTAGCCCCCATTAGCACGGAAGAAATTGCCGAGTTTATAGAGATTTCTAACCTACATAAAGCATCTAAACATTCTTTTGTTTTGGTATCGAACAAAGTAGATCTCGATACTTTACCCGATCAATTAGACGTTGTGCCTACCCTTCAAGAGGCTTATGATATTATAGAGATGGAAGATATAGAACGCGATTTAGGATTTTAA
- a CDS encoding gliding motility-associated C-terminal domain-containing protein, whose product MKQLYTKPHTTYKRLNVLVFHVVLLLICGLNSHSQVRVPFAPRASEQSPTKTSYNINGDFTMIGNTNLTLVNYSNTAGNNRDMMYVDIDDNASTFNSSSAKLSFSTENGAIPECSNIIYAGLYWTGRSEIDTDPNLDGDNNPNTFSVTKNGVTKNFNKYKVSIKGPAASGYTDIFASNSGNPIDPINIAYPTNGDERNMYVGYAEITNYVRTHGIGDYYVADIALNEGKSNDDAGFYGGWGMVVVYENSLMNRRDVTVFDGHAFVARTSSGDPSEYSIDVEGFNASQSGNVELKLGLMAGEGDSSLTGDYFEMLIPDGDDDINNTSSLNNNSYQRLSHSGNDVNNFFKSSIPTPPVERNPGLLNNTGIDIAMFNIDNTDNRLIPNSKAFTRFRYGSSRDTYTIFNLTFSLNAYTPETQALINITSVNGNTPTPTDVLEPGDYVEYSLEIKNAGSEATNNTIIQIPLPESVNPNLNNIITSYNTFPPFVQPNTPAPVVENGFIVWDLGTLPVPDDPNTVLAKINFKLTVITDCSILKDSNFVSNITLNGSIVGIGAISNATFNLPFIQGFVQSGACTNNPIPAPIIAINVSDYISEPPTASNPDDIILECGDPIPEPNILVVTDAADNSGNPPTVAWVSDVPDNDTIPRVITRTYSVIDDCGNIIYVTQKITIKDTLPPVLPVLADLTGECSVTAVAPETIDLCSGIITGTTNDPLTYNEQGTFIITWIFDDGNGNSVSAKQNVIIKDTQKPTFVEALPTDITVECDAIPNAEPLTATDNCGDATVSVSESITNGSCSNNYTIARTWTATDNSNLSTTHTQIITVVDTTKPILTTAFDDVLNISCADIPNVPNLEFSDNCSNNTDLTVVFEEVSSFNDNTPSDYQIIRTWIVTDACDNQEIFTQTLNVSLDETITEITASPRCFDDGLIDLNNLIDSPNTNGNWSLIEGDSRATLNANIFDPSGLELDENFFPNSGGIDYVFRYTVTENGCINTYNLILNINADCTVLPCGAGDIVISKAVTPNGDNFNETFNIEGIELCGFTANVKIFNRWGALVFSSNNYTLGSRGDWDGSAPKSSIGSAGKLPSGTYYYIINLENSGLKPITGPVYLGTK is encoded by the coding sequence ATGAAACAACTTTACACCAAACCACATACTACTTATAAACGGTTAAACGTCCTAGTTTTTCATGTCGTTTTGCTATTAATATGTGGTTTAAACAGCCATAGTCAAGTGCGAGTGCCTTTCGCACCGAGAGCATCAGAACAATCGCCTACAAAAACCTCTTACAATATTAATGGCGACTTTACCATGATTGGTAATACCAATTTAACACTGGTTAATTATAGCAACACCGCTGGTAATAACAGAGATATGATGTATGTTGATATTGATGACAATGCCAGTACTTTTAACTCCTCCTCGGCCAAATTAAGTTTTTCAACAGAAAATGGAGCGATTCCCGAATGCTCCAATATTATTTATGCTGGCTTATATTGGACGGGCAGATCTGAAATTGATACCGACCCTAATCTGGATGGCGACAACAACCCCAATACATTTTCTGTAACTAAAAATGGCGTAACAAAAAATTTTAATAAATATAAAGTTAGCATTAAAGGTCCCGCTGCTTCTGGATATACAGATATTTTTGCCTCAAACTCAGGCAATCCAATAGATCCCATTAATATCGCATACCCCACAAATGGAGATGAACGCAACATGTATGTGGGCTACGCCGAGATTACCAATTATGTAAGAACGCATGGTATTGGTGATTATTATGTTGCCGATATCGCCTTAAATGAAGGAAAATCTAACGACGATGCTGGTTTTTACGGCGGATGGGGAATGGTTGTCGTATATGAGAACTCTCTAATGAACAGAAGAGATGTTACTGTTTTTGATGGTCATGCTTTTGTGGCCAGAACAAGCTCTGGAGATCCATCTGAATACAGCATTGATGTTGAAGGTTTTAACGCCTCTCAAAGTGGTAATGTCGAATTAAAACTCGGTTTAATGGCTGGTGAAGGTGATAGTTCACTTACGGGTGATTATTTTGAAATGCTAATACCAGATGGAGATGACGACATAAATAATACGTCGTCTTTAAATAACAATAGCTACCAACGTTTAAGTCACTCTGGAAATGACGTTAATAACTTCTTTAAATCTTCAATTCCAACGCCTCCCGTAGAGCGAAATCCCGGTTTATTAAACAATACTGGAATAGATATCGCTATGTTTAATATAGATAACACAGACAATAGACTAATTCCCAACAGCAAAGCATTCACTAGATTTAGATATGGCAGTTCAAGAGACACTTATACCATATTTAATTTAACCTTTTCTTTAAATGCTTATACTCCAGAAACACAAGCTTTAATTAATATAACCTCTGTTAATGGAAATACGCCCACACCAACAGATGTTTTAGAGCCAGGAGATTATGTAGAATACAGTTTAGAAATAAAAAACGCTGGCAGCGAAGCCACAAATAACACGATAATACAAATTCCTCTACCCGAGAGTGTCAACCCAAACCTAAATAATATCATAACCTCGTATAATACGTTCCCTCCCTTTGTACAACCAAACACACCAGCTCCTGTTGTAGAAAATGGTTTTATTGTGTGGGATTTAGGAACACTTCCTGTACCCGATGATCCAAACACGGTACTGGCAAAAATCAATTTTAAACTCACAGTTATTACAGATTGTTCGATACTTAAAGATTCAAATTTTGTTTCTAATATCACGCTTAATGGATCGATAGTTGGTATTGGTGCCATCTCTAACGCCACTTTCAATTTACCTTTTATTCAAGGTTTTGTTCAATCTGGAGCTTGTACAAACAACCCTATACCAGCACCTATTATTGCCATTAATGTTTCAGACTACATCAGTGAACCACCAACGGCAAGTAATCCAGACGACATCATATTAGAATGCGGAGACCCTATACCAGAGCCTAATATTTTAGTGGTTACGGATGCCGCTGATAATTCTGGCAATCCCCCTACAGTAGCCTGGGTTTCTGATGTTCCTGACAATGATACTATTCCTCGGGTTATTACAAGAACATATAGCGTAATCGATGATTGTGGAAATATAATATACGTGACCCAAAAGATCACGATTAAAGATACCCTCCCACCAGTTTTACCGGTTTTAGCCGACTTAACCGGTGAATGTTCGGTAACGGCTGTGGCACCCGAAACAATTGATTTATGTTCGGGAATTATAACCGGTACCACAAACGACCCCTTAACTTATAATGAACAAGGAACATTTATAATTACCTGGATTTTTGATGATGGCAACGGAAATAGTGTTAGTGCTAAACAAAACGTCATCATAAAAGATACCCAAAAACCAACATTTGTGGAGGCTTTACCTACTGATATTACTGTAGAATGTGATGCCATTCCCAATGCAGAACCCCTAACAGCAACCGACAATTGTGGTGATGCTACAGTTAGCGTTAGCGAGAGTATTACCAATGGCAGCTGCTCAAATAACTATACCATTGCCCGTACTTGGACGGCTACAGACAATAGCAATCTAAGTACTACCCATACCCAGATAATTACTGTTGTCGATACAACAAAACCAATATTAACAACCGCATTCGATGATGTATTAAATATAAGTTGTGCTGATATTCCTAATGTACCTAATTTAGAGTTTTCAGACAATTGTTCTAATAACACCGATTTAACAGTCGTTTTTGAAGAAGTAAGCTCCTTTAATGACAACACACCAAGCGATTATCAAATTATTAGAACCTGGATCGTAACCGATGCTTGTGATAATCAAGAAATTTTTACCCAAACATTAAACGTATCTCTAGACGAAACTATTACAGAGATTACTGCAAGTCCGCGATGCTTTGATGATGGCCTCATAGACTTAAATAATCTCATCGACTCTCCAAATACAAACGGCAATTGGAGCTTAATTGAAGGCGATTCAAGAGCTACCCTTAACGCTAACATTTTTGACCCTTCTGGCTTAGAATTAGATGAAAATTTCTTTCCTAATAGTGGCGGAATAGATTATGTATTTAGATATACCGTTACCGAAAACGGTTGTATAAACACCTATAATCTCATCCTTAATATCAATGCCGATTGCACTGTGCTTCCTTGTGGCGCGGGAGATATTGTCATATCTAAAGCCGTGACACCAAATGGAGATAATTTTAATGAAACATTTAATATCGAAGGCATTGAATTATGTGGCTTTACCGCAAACGTAAAAATATTTAACCGCTGGGGAGCTTTAGTTTTCAGTTCGAACAATTACACCTTGGGCTCAAGAGGAGACTGGGATGGGAGCGCGCCCAAATCGTCTATAGGAAGTGCTGGAAAATTACCAAGCGGTACTTATTATTATATCATCAATTTAGAAAATAGTGGATTAAAACCAATCACTGGTCCAGTTTACTTAGGTACCAAATAA
- a CDS encoding OmpA family protein: MTIKIYASICLALTLNLVAFSQQGKQKRADALFNKFAFVKAAEVYEKLIEKNYNAEYALRKLGDCYALLRDPKKAAMHYKKAMEQNNVPISYYYKYAQALRGIKQYDESRLWLKRYIDSGGIVHTNNFSKDANFVSNIFSAEQQYFLDDVPFNSKYSDFGAIEHGQKIYFTSSRDQGVAIKRLYGWNEQPFLDVYVAEVDPDGTTHQTKKLLGDVNTKFHDGPISITKDGSTMYFSRNNFLNKVRKKDGDGLTGMKIYRATLQDGKWTNIEELSINSDDFSTQHPALNSDDSRLYYTSDRPGGFGGSDIYYVDIYDDGTLGTPQNLGNIINTPSAEGFPFVNNENILFFASEGHVGLGMLDIFATVRDKNNEFTDVINMGVPVNSHKDDFSFTMNPSGITGYFASNRDGGVGDDDIYVYHRKPILKVQGTVSDAINLKPIAQSKVTLFNDMGAETAYLITDENGYYQINIDRNKDYKLVGSHEKYIDNFKTFSSKNIAFNTTKIEVDILLDPIQDVVTLAKLNTIYFDFDKYNIREDAALELDKIVHLMLNEYPEMSIRIESHTDSRGALSYNDKLSMNRAKSTYNYLVSKGINPSRITEYQGFGERQLVNNCDDSTPCKETEHQQNRRTQFIVIRMQ; the protein is encoded by the coding sequence ATGACTATAAAAATTTACGCATCCATCTGTTTAGCTTTAACTCTAAATTTAGTTGCTTTCTCCCAGCAAGGCAAACAAAAAAGAGCAGATGCCTTATTTAATAAATTCGCATTTGTGAAGGCTGCCGAAGTGTACGAAAAACTTATTGAGAAAAATTATAATGCCGAATACGCTTTACGAAAATTAGGCGATTGTTATGCCTTATTAAGAGATCCGAAAAAGGCTGCCATGCATTACAAAAAAGCTATGGAACAAAACAACGTACCCATATCGTATTATTACAAATATGCTCAAGCACTTCGCGGTATTAAACAATATGACGAATCCAGATTATGGCTTAAACGCTATATAGATTCTGGCGGTATTGTGCATACCAACAATTTTAGTAAAGACGCTAATTTTGTTAGCAATATTTTTAGTGCTGAACAACAGTATTTTTTAGACGACGTACCGTTTAATTCTAAATATAGTGATTTTGGTGCTATAGAACATGGCCAAAAAATTTACTTTACATCGTCAAGAGATCAAGGCGTAGCCATTAAACGATTGTACGGTTGGAACGAACAACCTTTTTTAGATGTTTATGTCGCCGAGGTCGATCCTGATGGCACTACACACCAAACTAAAAAGCTTCTGGGCGATGTGAATACAAAATTCCACGATGGTCCCATTAGCATTACCAAAGATGGAAGCACTATGTATTTCTCAAGAAATAATTTTTTAAATAAAGTGAGAAAAAAGGATGGTGACGGCTTAACAGGCATGAAAATTTATAGAGCTACACTGCAAGACGGCAAATGGACAAACATTGAAGAGCTCTCTATAAATAGTGATGATTTTTCAACTCAGCACCCCGCATTAAATAGCGACGACTCTAGACTCTATTACACATCAGACAGGCCAGGAGGTTTTGGAGGATCAGACATTTATTATGTCGACATTTACGATGATGGCACATTAGGTACGCCACAAAACTTGGGAAATATTATAAACACACCAAGTGCCGAAGGTTTTCCTTTTGTAAACAATGAAAACATTTTATTCTTTGCTTCTGAAGGTCATGTAGGTTTAGGCATGTTGGATATATTCGCAACGGTTAGAGACAAAAACAACGAATTTACAGATGTTATAAATATGGGTGTGCCTGTTAACTCCCATAAAGACGACTTTTCATTCACCATGAATCCAAGCGGTATAACAGGCTATTTTGCTTCAAATAGAGATGGTGGTGTTGGTGACGACGATATTTATGTTTATCATAGAAAACCAATTTTAAAAGTTCAGGGCACAGTATCCGATGCCATTAATTTAAAACCCATTGCTCAATCGAAAGTTACGTTATTTAATGATATGGGAGCCGAAACCGCCTATTTAATCACAGATGAAAACGGATATTATCAAATAAACATCGATAGAAACAAAGATTACAAGCTGGTTGGTAGTCACGAGAAATACATCGATAATTTTAAAACCTTTAGCTCAAAAAACATAGCTTTTAACACCACAAAGATAGAAGTTGATATTCTTCTAGACCCTATACAAGACGTTGTCACCTTAGCTAAATTGAACACCATTTATTTCGACTTTGATAAATATAACATTCGAGAAGATGCTGCTTTAGAATTAGACAAAATAGTGCATTTAATGTTAAACGAATATCCCGAAATGAGTATTCGAATAGAATCTCACACCGATTCTAGAGGCGCCCTTTCCTATAATGACAAATTGTCCATGAATAGAGCAAAATCTACATATAACTACCTAGTTTCAAAAGGCATAAATCCATCTAGAATAACAGAATACCAAGGTTTTGGAGAGCGTCAATTAGTTAATAATTGTGATGATTCTACACCATGTAAGGAAACAGAACACCAACAAAACAGACGTACACAATTTATTGTAATTCGAATGCAATAA
- the pdxH gene encoding pyridoxamine 5'-phosphate oxidase — MQKDLGDYRKSYEKDKLLLSDVPENPMELFQKWFYEVDRYFAEDETNAMTIATIGQDGFPKNRVVLLKKYTYEGFIFFTNYNSDKGKAIAKNPNVSLSFFWQGAERQIIIKGKAEKIAENLSDGYFESRPRGSQLGALVSNQSTPIKSREYLEDKLQKLEQEYEGKEISRPDYWGGYIVKPIEIEFWQGRPNRLHDRILYTLQKDYNWKIDRLSP, encoded by the coding sequence ATGCAAAAAGATTTAGGAGATTACAGAAAATCTTACGAAAAGGATAAATTACTATTATCTGATGTTCCCGAGAACCCCATGGAATTGTTTCAAAAATGGTTTTATGAAGTCGATAGGTATTTTGCAGAAGACGAAACCAATGCGATGACTATTGCTACAATAGGGCAGGACGGTTTTCCGAAAAACAGGGTCGTGCTTTTAAAAAAATACACCTATGAAGGTTTTATATTTTTTACAAATTATAACAGTGATAAAGGTAAGGCTATCGCTAAAAATCCAAACGTGAGTCTATCTTTTTTTTGGCAAGGTGCAGAGCGGCAAATAATTATTAAAGGTAAAGCTGAAAAGATTGCCGAAAATTTAAGTGATGGTTATTTCGAGTCTAGACCAAGAGGCAGTCAACTCGGGGCTCTAGTATCTAATCAGAGTACACCTATTAAAAGTCGTGAATACCTTGAGGATAAATTACAAAAACTGGAGCAAGAATATGAAGGTAAAGAGATTTCACGACCTGATTATTGGGGTGGTTATATTGTAAAGCCTATTGAAATAGAATTTTGGCAAGGACGCCCCAATAGGTTGCACGATCGAATTTTATATACACTACAAAAAGATTATAATTGGAAAATCGATCGATTATCTCCTTAA
- a CDS encoding aspartate carbamoyltransferase catalytic subunit produces MSTLSVNHLLGIKQLNKADINLIFETADQFKEVINRPIKKVPSLRDITIANLFFENSTRTKLSFELAEKRLSADVINFSSSQSSVKKGETLIDTVNNILSMKVDMVVMRHPNPGAGVFLSKHVDASIINAGDGAHEHPTQALLDSYSIREKLGSVKGKKVVIVGDILHSRVALSNIFALQLQGAQVMVCGPKTLIPKYIDKLGVKVETNLRKALNWCDVANMLRVQNERMDISYFPSTREYTQQFGVDKPLLDSLDKEIVIMHPGPINRGVEITSDVADSKQAIILNQVENGVAIRMAVIYLLASKIKQ; encoded by the coding sequence ATGAGCACACTAAGTGTAAACCACTTATTAGGAATTAAGCAGCTTAACAAGGCAGATATTAATCTTATTTTTGAAACTGCCGATCAATTTAAAGAGGTCATTAATAGGCCTATTAAAAAAGTACCATCGCTTAGAGATATTACGATTGCTAATCTTTTTTTTGAAAATTCTACACGTACCAAACTGTCTTTCGAACTGGCAGAAAAACGTTTATCTGCCGATGTTATTAATTTTTCATCTTCACAGTCTTCGGTTAAAAAAGGCGAAACTTTAATAGATACTGTAAATAACATCTTGTCTATGAAAGTCGATATGGTGGTGATGCGACACCCCAATCCGGGTGCTGGTGTATTTCTGTCAAAACATGTCGATGCCAGTATTATAAACGCCGGCGATGGCGCCCACGAACACCCTACACAAGCTTTACTGGACTCGTATTCTATACGAGAAAAATTGGGAAGTGTTAAAGGAAAAAAAGTAGTTATTGTTGGCGATATTCTGCATAGTAGAGTGGCTTTATCTAATATATTTGCCTTGCAGTTGCAAGGCGCTCAGGTAATGGTTTGTGGGCCAAAAACTCTTATCCCAAAATATATAGATAAACTTGGCGTAAAAGTTGAAACGAATTTACGCAAGGCTTTAAATTGGTGTGATGTTGCCAATATGCTTCGTGTACAGAACGAGCGAATGGACATTAGTTATTTTCCTTCTACTAGAGAATATACTCAACAATTTGGGGTCGACAAACCATTGTTAGATTCCTTAGATAAAGAGATTGTAATTATGCATCCAGGTCCCATAAATCGGGGCGTTGAAATTACCAGTGATGTGGCAGATTCTAAACAAGCCATTATTTTAAATCAGGTTGAAAATGGCGTTGCTATTAGGATGGCAGTTATTTATTTATTAGCTTCGAAAATAAAACAGTAA